Proteins encoded by one window of Rubrobacter naiadicus:
- the ribD gene encoding bifunctional diaminohydroxyphosphoribosylaminopyrimidine deaminase/5-amino-6-(5-phosphoribosylamino)uracil reductase RibD: MQRARDLAERGRYTVAPNPLVGCVVVRDGRIVGEGWHERAGSHHAEAVALDAAGEDARGATMYVTLEPCNCRSRSSEVSCTELILEAGVKKVVIGHIDPNPRMNGRSVRLLREAGVDVEVLDAAPEFERQNEQWFWYKRTGRPFVHLKLAASLDGRIACAGGDSKWVTGPEARRRAHLLRAEAGAVLVGIGTVLADDPLLTVRDVPGEVPAVRRVVLDARLRMPLESALVRSAGEAPLIVFAAEGAPSGKALALQERGVRVIETPLVDGIFDPVFVLDELGRLGVRGVLVEGGGETAAHFVRRSLVNKMTVFYAPKLVGSDGRPMVGELGVAGMAHALPFTVSEVERLGDDVAVTFYPRER; encoded by the coding sequence ATGCAGCGCGCCCGCGACCTTGCGGAGCGCGGACGTTACACCGTAGCACCCAATCCCCTGGTCGGCTGCGTCGTCGTGCGCGACGGCCGAATCGTGGGAGAGGGCTGGCACGAGCGCGCGGGCAGCCATCACGCGGAGGCCGTGGCCCTCGATGCGGCCGGGGAAGATGCCCGCGGCGCGACGATGTACGTCACGCTCGAGCCCTGCAACTGCCGCAGCCGCTCCTCGGAGGTCTCCTGCACCGAGCTCATCCTCGAGGCCGGGGTGAAAAAAGTCGTGATCGGCCACATCGACCCCAACCCCCGGATGAACGGCCGCAGCGTGCGTCTGTTGCGCGAGGCGGGCGTCGACGTAGAGGTGCTGGACGCTGCTCCGGAGTTCGAGCGGCAGAACGAGCAGTGGTTCTGGTACAAGCGCACCGGGCGTCCGTTCGTGCACCTCAAGCTCGCGGCGAGCCTGGACGGAAGGATCGCCTGCGCCGGCGGCGACAGCAAGTGGGTGACCGGCCCGGAGGCGCGCCGGCGCGCCCACCTGTTGCGCGCGGAAGCCGGAGCGGTCCTCGTCGGGATCGGAACCGTGCTCGCCGACGACCCCCTGCTCACGGTGCGGGATGTCCCCGGAGAGGTGCCCGCCGTGAGGCGCGTCGTGCTCGACGCCCGGCTCAGGATGCCGCTGGAGAGTGCTCTCGTACGGAGCGCCGGGGAGGCGCCCCTGATCGTCTTCGCCGCTGAAGGTGCACCCTCCGGGAAGGCACTCGCCCTGCAGGAGCGGGGCGTACGCGTGATCGAAACCCCGCTGGTCGACGGGATCTTCGATCCCGTCTTCGTGCTCGACGAGCTCGGGCGGCTCGGGGTGCGGGGGGTTCTGGTCGAGGGGGGTGGGGAGACCGCCGCTCACTTCGTCCGGCGCTCGCTCGTGAACAAGATGACCGTTTTCTACGCGCCGAAGCTCGTAGGATCGGACGGACGTCCGATGGTGGGGGAGCTGGGGGTCGCGGGGATGGCCCACGCGCTGCCCTTCACCGTCTCGGAGGTCGAGCGGCTCGGGGATGATGTCGCGGTGACGTTCTATCCGCGTGAGAGGTGA